ACCGTTACTGGCGCAAAACGTCGCATTGGCACGCAGCGCCGAACATCTGGCGCAACTCAGCTATGACGCAGGCACTGCCGATTTCCAAAATGTGCTGGACGCGCAACGCAGCGTCTTGAGCGCCCAAGAAAGCCAGTTGTCCGCACAAGCAGAAAACACTCAGGCAATGATCAGCCTTTACAAAGCCATCGGCGGCGCCTGGTAGGAGAACCTTATGAGCAACCCAATCAATTCAACCACCAACGATTCCGTCAAAGCGGTATTGGCAGCAGGCGGCAAAAAAACCTCCCAAGGCAACAAGGGCAAGTGGCTGCTGGCACTGCTGGTCGCAGGGATCATCGCAGGCGGCGCAGGCTATTACTTCATGGGGTCATCCCAAACCAAAAGTCAGACCAGCTACAAAACCACTCCCGCCAAAACCGGCAACCTCAGTGTCACGGTGACAGCGACAGGCAACTTGCAGCCCAAAAATCAGGTCGATATTGGCACGGAACTCTCCGGCACAGTCGATGAGGTACTGGTCGATGCCAACGAAGTGGTGAAAAAAGGGCAGAAGTTGGCAAGCCTCAACACCACCCAGTTGCAAGACACCATCACCAAAGGCAAAGCCTCGCTGGCTTCCGCGCACGCCAAAGTCAAACAATCTGCCGCCAGCGTCAAAGAAGCGCGTACCAAGCTCAACCGTTTACGCGAGTTGTACAGCGCCTCCGGCGGCAAATTGCCCGCCCAATCCGAGTTGGATACCGCCGAAGCAACGCTGGAACGTTCCCAAGCCGATGCCGAAGTCGCCAAAACTACCGTGACCTCAGCCACTGCCGAATTGCGCTCCTCCGAAACCAATCTCGGCAAAGCCACGATCACCTCACCGATTAACGGCGTAGTGCTGACCCGCACCGTCGAACCGGGGCAAACCGTCGCCTCGTCTTTGTCCGCACCAACTTTGTTCACATTGGCAGAAGATTTAGCACAAATGGAAGTCGAAGTCGGCGTGGATGAAGCCGATGTAGGGCAAGTCAAAGCCGGGCAAAAAGCCGAATTCAGCGTGGACGCATGGCCGGGGCGCAAATACCCCGCTGAAATTACCCGCGTCAGTTTGGGGGCGGATACGTCTGAAAATGTGGTGTCCTATCTCACCGTGCTGGCGGTGCAAAACACCGACCTGACCTTGCGCCCCGGCATGACCGCCACCGCCACCATCAAGACCGAATCGCGGGAAAATGTATTGCTCATTCCCAATACTGCCCTGCGCTTTACCCCCGTGGTGGCGGCTACGCCTGCGGCGGCGAGTGCCAATAGCAGCTTCATTTCGCAACTGATGCCGCGTCCGCCGGGTATGGGTACTGCCAAAAAACGCCCCAACGGTACGCCACCCGTCGCCAGCACCGATGGAATGCAAAAAATCTGGGTACTGGACAACAACGCGCCCCTGGCAGTCGAAGTCAAAACCGGCATTAGCGATGGCAAGCAAACCGAAATTGTCAGCGGCGACTTGAAAGCGGGTATGGCGGTGATCACCGAAAGCACAGGCGGCACAGCAGGTGGCAAGCCATGAGTGCGTTAATCGAATTACGCGGTATCACCAAAATCTACGGGCAAGGGCAGGCGAGCTTCAAAGCGCTGGATGGGGTCAATATGACCATTGAGCAAGGTGATTTTGTCGCCATCATGGGGCCGAGTGGTTCAGGCAAATCTACTGCGATGAAT
The DNA window shown above is from Candidatus Thiothrix sulfatifontis and carries:
- a CDS encoding efflux RND transporter periplasmic adaptor subunit; its protein translation is MSNPINSTTNDSVKAVLAAGGKKTSQGNKGKWLLALLVAGIIAGGAGYYFMGSSQTKSQTSYKTTPAKTGNLSVTVTATGNLQPKNQVDIGTELSGTVDEVLVDANEVVKKGQKLASLNTTQLQDTITKGKASLASAHAKVKQSAASVKEARTKLNRLRELYSASGGKLPAQSELDTAEATLERSQADAEVAKTTVTSATAELRSSETNLGKATITSPINGVVLTRTVEPGQTVASSLSAPTLFTLAEDLAQMEVEVGVDEADVGQVKAGQKAEFSVDAWPGRKYPAEITRVSLGADTSENVVSYLTVLAVQNTDLTLRPGMTATATIKTESRENVLLIPNTALRFTPVVAATPAAASANSSFISQLMPRPPGMGTAKKRPNGTPPVASTDGMQKIWVLDNNAPLAVEVKTGISDGKQTEIVSGDLKAGMAVITESTGGTAGGKP